One window of Corynebacterium accolens genomic DNA carries:
- a CDS encoding metal ABC transporter substrate-binding protein, which produces MKKNVAKLGLMLTLSGVALAACSTNDGGNGSDAGSGSGDDQTIKAVATTTQICDYLTQIAQGGMTLHKVDSSGKETTEGDGETTLDLTCLLAPNASAHEHEMTPQQMSAMADADFLFKNGVDLEHFLDNAVESSGFDGETIVTAGDDNSKHKVDLREWPFPGEDGEEPEFTHDPHVWTSPKNAKIQVENIVDALADKEPSVKEVGEKYTKQLDELDKWVTESLETVPEQDRALFTSHDAFGYFSNDYDVKFIGSALTDFNNQQDATSSHIEDAAKEVRDSGAKAIFAENSNNSKSIEAIARAAGVKAIMDDDALYGDSLGVPNSDGATYIGSIIHNVTTLVEAWDGEAADLPESLDNAR; this is translated from the coding sequence ATGAAAAAGAACGTGGCCAAGCTGGGCCTGATGCTGACCCTGAGCGGGGTCGCCCTCGCCGCCTGCAGCACGAATGACGGCGGCAACGGTTCCGACGCGGGCTCCGGTTCGGGCGACGATCAGACCATCAAGGCCGTTGCCACCACCACGCAGATCTGCGATTACCTCACCCAGATTGCCCAGGGTGGCATGACGCTGCACAAGGTGGATTCCAGCGGCAAGGAAACCACCGAGGGCGATGGCGAGACCACGCTCGATCTCACCTGCCTGTTGGCACCGAATGCCAGCGCTCACGAGCACGAGATGACCCCGCAGCAGATGAGTGCCATGGCGGATGCGGACTTCCTCTTTAAAAACGGCGTCGACCTCGAGCACTTCCTCGATAACGCCGTAGAGTCCTCCGGTTTTGACGGCGAGACCATCGTCACCGCCGGCGATGACAACTCCAAGCACAAGGTAGACCTGCGCGAGTGGCCGTTCCCCGGCGAGGACGGCGAGGAACCAGAATTCACCCACGATCCGCACGTGTGGACCTCCCCCAAGAACGCCAAGATCCAGGTAGAAAACATCGTGGATGCCTTGGCCGATAAGGAGCCATCCGTGAAGGAAGTCGGCGAAAAGTACACCAAGCAGCTCGACGAGCTGGATAAGTGGGTCACCGAGTCCCTAGAGACCGTCCCTGAGCAGGATCGCGCGCTGTTTACCTCGCACGATGCCTTTGGCTACTTCTCCAACGACTATGACGTGAAGTTCATCGGCTCCGCGCTCACGGACTTCAATAACCAGCAGGACGCCACCTCCTCGCACATCGAGGATGCCGCCAAGGAGGTCCGCGATTCCGGCGCCAAGGCCATCTTCGCGGAAAACTCCAATAACTCTAAGTCCATCGAGGCCATCGCCCGCGCCGCAGGCGTCAAGGCCATTATGGATGATGACGCCCTGTACGGCGACTCCTTGGGCGTGCCGAATAGCGACGGCGCCACCTACATCGGCTCCATCATCCACAACGTCACCACCCTGGTAGAAGCCTGGGACGGTGAAGCAGCCGATCTGCCCGAAAGCCTGGATAACGCACGATGA
- a CDS encoding metal ABC transporter ATP-binding protein, with translation MSTPLLKLSHASCGYGTTTIVDDVSLTIHEGEAIALLGANGAGKSTLLKAIAGLATLRGEHQRTATLGYVPQHHTCDPTFPVTAGRVVEMGLLNKASWWERMGSMRRLRPQIDQALELVGMADKAKTRWDKLSGGQRQRIFIARALAAHPDLVLMDEPFNGLDQDSRQVLLGIIAKLKESGVALLISTHDPILAQRACDAGMLIVDGHSEVLDTEDAVERYLEATSVLQGDM, from the coding sequence ATGAGTACACCGCTTCTAAAGCTTTCCCATGCCTCCTGTGGCTATGGCACCACCACCATCGTGGACGATGTCTCCTTGACCATCCACGAAGGTGAGGCCATCGCGCTGCTGGGGGCTAATGGCGCTGGTAAATCCACGCTTTTAAAGGCCATCGCGGGCCTTGCTACGCTGCGCGGCGAGCATCAGCGCACGGCGACGCTGGGGTATGTTCCCCAGCACCACACCTGCGATCCCACCTTTCCCGTCACCGCCGGCCGGGTCGTGGAAATGGGCCTGCTCAATAAGGCCTCGTGGTGGGAGCGCATGGGCAGCATGCGCCGCCTGCGCCCGCAGATCGACCAAGCGCTAGAGCTCGTCGGCATGGCGGATAAGGCGAAGACCCGCTGGGATAAGCTATCGGGTGGGCAGCGCCAGCGCATCTTTATCGCCCGCGCACTCGCTGCCCACCCGGACCTGGTGCTCATGGACGAGCCCTTCAATGGCCTGGACCAAGATAGCAGGCAGGTGCTTTTAGGGATCATCGCCAAGCTCAAGGAAAGCGGGGTTGCCCTGCTCATTTCCACCCACGATCCCATTTTGGCGCAGCGCGCCTGCGATGCCGGAATGCTCATCGTGGACGGCCACAGCGAGGTCCTTGATACCGAGGATGCAGTCGAGCGCTACCTGGAGGCCACGTCGGTATTGCAGGGGGACATGTGA
- a CDS encoding metal ABC transporter permease: MTLLLTAPYMQRAALFLLCVALTGAVVSVMVNLRRMEFSVEALVHSVFPGIVIGLAVAGFPGILPGAAVAAGVAVLILARLNSGSDGHDHESGTAVVLTLMYGIGVVISLAVGDRSGQLEALMFGRLLDITTDRMIPSIILCVVAALLILATWRSQVAVAFDRESARATGIRVGVIDVTANVAVGLIVVAASSAIGVLLVLGFVVVPGLVGRVLASTPLQMLLWALVGAVVAVCVGLWLMLSVTSHQISPQAIVALSLSLTVPLALLGRRIWVS; this comes from the coding sequence GTGACGCTTCTGCTTACTGCTCCCTATATGCAGCGCGCCGCCCTGTTCTTGTTGTGCGTGGCCTTGACCGGCGCAGTGGTCAGCGTGATGGTTAACCTGCGCCGCATGGAATTTAGCGTCGAGGCGCTGGTCCACTCGGTATTCCCGGGCATCGTCATCGGCCTGGCCGTGGCGGGCTTTCCCGGCATCTTGCCCGGTGCCGCCGTCGCCGCGGGTGTCGCCGTGCTCATTTTGGCGCGCCTGAATTCCGGCAGCGATGGCCACGATCATGAATCCGGTACCGCGGTGGTACTGACCTTGATGTATGGCATCGGCGTGGTCATCAGCCTCGCCGTGGGGGATCGCTCCGGCCAGCTGGAGGCCCTTATGTTTGGCCGCTTGCTCGATATCACCACTGACCGCATGATCCCCTCGATCATCTTGTGCGTGGTTGCCGCCCTGCTCATCCTGGCCACCTGGCGCTCGCAAGTAGCCGTCGCCTTTGACCGCGAATCCGCGCGCGCCACCGGCATCCGCGTGGGGGTAATCGATGTCACTGCCAACGTAGCGGTGGGCCTAATCGTAGTCGCCGCGAGCTCCGCCATTGGTGTATTGCTCGTTCTGGGTTTCGTGGTGGTACCTGGCCTGGTCGGGCGCGTCCTGGCTAGCACCCCACTGCAGATGCTCCTGTGGGCGCTGGTGGGCGCGGTAGTCGCCGTATGCGTGGGCCTGTGGCTCATGCTTTCGGTGACCTCCCACCAGATTTCCCCGCAGGCCATCGTCGCGCTGTCGCTGTCCCTGACCGTTCCGCTCGCACTTTTAGGCAGGCGCATATGGGTGTCTTAA
- a CDS encoding metal ABC transporter permease codes for MGVLTLPFLEAIAVGCLSGLVGTLMVLGNRVFFAESLSHGTFPGAVLGVVVANALGANLSDGLMLGSVAVCIPLAVFMHYLGKVHGVSSTAAAGTTLTLGFALGILLLRWFQPLPLHVDSFLVGSLTTVNHRDVAVAAGLVIICLLAVLACRRRLFQAYFDPTTSPHSGLYDALTLGLICLTMAAVIPAVGTILSIALLVAPAAGLRPWVSRPEALLIGAGIIGITIAVAGLFIAAHLSLSAGGTIAIVAGVFYLASMTAYKAVS; via the coding sequence ATGGGTGTCTTAACATTGCCATTCCTCGAGGCCATCGCGGTGGGCTGCCTCTCCGGGCTGGTGGGCACGCTCATGGTGCTGGGCAACCGCGTCTTTTTTGCTGAGAGCCTCTCCCACGGCACCTTTCCCGGCGCAGTCCTCGGCGTCGTCGTGGCCAATGCGCTGGGCGCCAACTTGAGCGATGGACTCATGCTCGGCTCCGTGGCGGTCTGCATTCCGCTGGCGGTTTTCATGCATTACCTGGGCAAGGTGCACGGCGTATCCTCCACCGCCGCGGCGGGCACCACGCTCACCCTAGGCTTTGCGCTGGGCATCTTGCTGCTGCGCTGGTTCCAGCCGCTGCCGCTGCACGTCGATAGCTTCCTGGTGGGCTCGCTCACCACGGTCAACCACCGCGATGTCGCCGTCGCGGCCGGCTTGGTCATTATCTGCCTGCTGGCGGTACTAGCCTGCCGGCGCCGCCTCTTCCAGGCGTATTTCGACCCCACCACGTCCCCGCATAGCGGGCTTTACGATGCCCTGACGCTCGGCCTTATCTGCTTGACGATGGCCGCCGTCATCCCCGCCGTCGGCACCATCTTGTCCATCGCCTTGCTCGTGGCCCCGGCCGCGGGTCTGCGCCCGTGGGTATCGCGCCCGGAGGCGCTGCTTATCGGGGCGGGCATCATTGGCATCACCATCGCGGTTGCCGGGCTTTTTATCGCCGCACACTTGAGCCTTTCGGCCGGCGGCACCATCGCCATTGTGGCCGGCGTGTTCTACCTAGCCAGCATGACGGCCTATAAGGCGGTCTCCTAA
- a CDS encoding metal-dependent transcriptional regulator, with product MKMVDMHLEELPTRSQDYLKVLWDLSEHSGGTPVALKDVAGRLEQKVPTASEAIKKLAAQGLVEHERYQGVSLSPAGRKLAMQMVRRHRLLETFLVETLDYSWDEVHEDADRLEHACSDRFIGRIDALLGSPDRDPHGDPIPDVGGGIEDLGTLTLASAPLDAPVTVERVCDEDPGLLRYLDRFGVELGNELRVSDSVAGLLTVQTQGGEMSLAEVAAREITVRLASTK from the coding sequence ATGAAGATGGTGGATATGCACCTAGAAGAACTGCCTACCCGCAGCCAGGATTACCTCAAGGTTCTGTGGGACTTATCGGAACACTCCGGTGGCACCCCGGTAGCGCTGAAGGATGTGGCAGGGCGCCTGGAGCAAAAGGTGCCTACCGCCTCCGAGGCGATTAAAAAGCTCGCGGCCCAAGGGCTCGTGGAACACGAGCGCTATCAGGGCGTCTCATTGAGCCCTGCGGGCCGTAAGCTGGCGATGCAGATGGTGCGCCGCCACCGCCTATTAGAAACCTTCTTGGTAGAGACCCTGGACTATTCCTGGGACGAGGTGCACGAGGACGCTGATCGCCTCGAGCACGCCTGCTCCGATCGCTTTATCGGCCGCATCGATGCGCTGCTGGGATCCCCCGACCGCGATCCACACGGCGATCCCATTCCCGATGTCGGCGGGGGGATCGAGGATCTTGGCACGCTCACGCTCGCCAGCGCACCGCTCGATGCGCCCGTGACCGTGGAGCGCGTTTGCGATGAGGATCCAGGCCTGCTGCGCTACCTCGACCGCTTTGGGGTAGAGCTGGGCAACGAGCTGCGCGTAAGCGATAGCGTGGCCGGCTTATTGACGGTGCAGACCCAAGGCGGCGAGATGTCGCTAGCGGAGGTGGCCGCCCGCGAGATCACAGTCCGCCTCGCCTCGACTAAATAA
- a CDS encoding D-isomer specific 2-hydroxyacid dehydrogenase family protein, with protein MKYFMGPETWQPTVDDLSAAGHERVENLEDAEVYVNTTPSPRRIPEMPDNIGWVQHCFTGVNQLIDAGLITPEGLPWCNSAGAFAKPVAECALGLLLSQAHQHKAFAQAGTWSVAKELDEAQEWIYDQQGPKKVAILGAGGIGKQLITLLKPFGVHITAVNRSGRPVEGADEVVAMADAAHVWGEADVIFCILPATQETEGLIDAGKFRAMKSSALFINVGRGSTVVTDDLVDALREGEIAGAGLEVVDPEPLPDDHPLLSLPNCTMTPHIGATKHVAQYHMGDIFNANAAAWEKGEPMPTQVDPEAGY; from the coding sequence ATGAAGTATTTTATGGGACCAGAAACCTGGCAGCCGACGGTCGATGATTTGAGCGCTGCCGGCCACGAGCGCGTAGAGAACCTCGAAGACGCAGAGGTCTATGTCAATACCACACCCAGCCCGCGCCGCATCCCAGAGATGCCGGACAATATCGGCTGGGTGCAGCATTGTTTTACCGGCGTCAACCAACTCATCGATGCCGGATTGATTACCCCTGAGGGATTGCCGTGGTGCAATTCCGCCGGCGCCTTTGCTAAGCCTGTGGCCGAATGCGCCCTGGGCCTGCTGCTCTCCCAGGCGCACCAGCACAAGGCCTTTGCGCAGGCCGGCACGTGGTCGGTGGCCAAGGAGCTGGATGAGGCACAGGAGTGGATTTATGACCAGCAGGGGCCGAAAAAGGTGGCGATTTTGGGTGCTGGGGGCATCGGCAAGCAGCTCATTACCCTGCTCAAGCCCTTTGGGGTGCACATTACCGCCGTGAATCGCTCCGGCCGTCCAGTGGAGGGTGCGGACGAGGTAGTGGCCATGGCTGATGCCGCACACGTGTGGGGCGAGGCCGATGTCATTTTCTGCATCCTGCCCGCCACGCAGGAAACGGAGGGGCTAATCGATGCCGGAAAGTTCCGCGCCATGAAGTCGTCCGCTCTGTTTATCAACGTCGGGCGTGGCAGCACCGTGGTTACTGATGACTTGGTGGATGCCCTGCGCGAGGGCGAGATTGCAGGTGCGGGCTTGGAGGTCGTGGACCCAGAGCCGCTTCCCGATGACCACCCGCTGCTCTCCCTGCCCAATTGCACCATGACCCCGCACATCGGGGCGACAAAGCACGTGGCGCAGTACCACATGGGCGATATTTTCAATGCGAATGCCGCCGCGTGGGAGAAGGGCGAGCCCATGCCCACCCAGGTGGATCCGGAGGCGGGATACTAG
- the proB gene encoding glutamate 5-kinase has translation MSSDQQKEPILPLPVEPFDGPTADTPFPEALDENPIASGFESELRNSIAEAKRVVVKIGSSSLTDDNFRVSQEKIDHIVDAVHARMGRSDVIIVSSGAVAAGMGPLGLHQRPTDLATKQASASVGQVHLAYEWGRSFARYQRTIGQVLLTASDAGHRDRARNAQRTIDRLRQLRTIPIVNENDAVATSEMHFGDNDRLSALVANLVGADALFLFSDVDGLYDKNPAEPDAKFIDEVRTGKDLKGVVAGDGGKVGTGGMATKVSAARLATRGGIPVLLTSTDNIGPALSDASVGTVFHTREERQLSAWKFWALYCADTGGAVRLDEGAKEAVTKGGTSLLAVGITDVRGEFNKGEIIDILGPKGEVIGRGEVRFDSEELNAIKGMQMSELPEDKRRSVVHADYLSNFASRI, from the coding sequence ATGTCTTCTGATCAACAGAAAGAGCCCATTCTTCCGCTCCCCGTAGAGCCTTTTGATGGCCCTACCGCTGATACCCCGTTCCCTGAAGCCCTTGATGAAAACCCGATAGCCTCCGGGTTTGAATCCGAATTGCGCAACTCCATCGCTGAGGCCAAGCGCGTCGTTGTCAAGATTGGTTCCTCGTCGCTCACGGATGATAACTTCCGCGTCTCGCAGGAAAAGATCGATCACATCGTGGATGCCGTCCACGCGCGCATGGGGCGCTCCGATGTCATCATCGTTTCCTCCGGTGCGGTTGCCGCCGGCATGGGCCCGCTCGGCCTGCACCAGCGCCCCACCGACCTGGCTACCAAGCAGGCCTCGGCGTCTGTGGGCCAGGTGCACCTGGCCTATGAGTGGGGCCGCTCCTTTGCGCGTTACCAGCGCACCATCGGTCAGGTGCTGCTCACGGCTTCCGATGCCGGGCACCGCGACCGCGCCCGCAACGCGCAGCGCACCATTGATCGCCTGCGCCAGCTGCGCACCATTCCCATCGTGAACGAAAACGACGCCGTGGCTACCTCTGAGATGCACTTTGGCGATAACGACCGCCTGTCGGCCTTGGTCGCCAACTTGGTGGGCGCGGACGCGCTCTTCTTGTTCTCTGACGTCGATGGCCTCTATGACAAGAACCCGGCCGAGCCGGATGCGAAGTTCATCGATGAGGTGCGCACCGGTAAGGATCTCAAGGGCGTTGTTGCCGGCGATGGCGGCAAGGTCGGCACCGGCGGCATGGCCACGAAGGTCTCCGCCGCCCGCCTGGCTACCCGCGGCGGCATTCCAGTGCTGCTCACCTCTACCGATAATATTGGGCCCGCGCTTTCCGATGCCTCCGTGGGCACCGTCTTCCACACCCGCGAGGAACGCCAGCTTTCGGCCTGGAAGTTCTGGGCACTCTACTGCGCCGATACCGGCGGAGCCGTCCGCTTGGACGAGGGCGCCAAGGAAGCAGTGACCAAGGGCGGCACCTCCTTGCTCGCGGTGGGTATTACCGATGTCCGCGGTGAATTCAACAAGGGCGAAATCATCGATATCTTGGGCCCGAAGGGCGAGGTTATCGGCCGCGGCGAGGTCCGCTTCGATTCTGAGGAATTGAACGCCATCAAGGGCATGCAGATGAGCGAGCTGCCAGAAGATAAGCGCCGCTCGGTCGTGCACGCGGATTACCTGTCTAACTTCGCCTCGCGCATCTAG